In a single window of the Gemmatimonas sp. genome:
- a CDS encoding biopolymer transporter ExbD encodes MSMSAPSGGSNLNNDMNVTPMIDVLLVLLIIFMMIIPMSRKAIDTQLPDPTPQPPSTQVNPDQIVLEVLPDDKYAVNKEPIEKAKLLEKLTSIYAPRPEKIIFVKGDTTVKYSAVIWAMDQARGAGVKVIGVPPK; translated from the coding sequence ATGAGCATGTCTGCACCGAGCGGTGGCTCGAATCTCAACAACGACATGAACGTCACGCCGATGATCGACGTGCTGCTCGTGTTGCTGATCATCTTCATGATGATCATTCCGATGAGCCGCAAGGCGATCGACACGCAGTTGCCTGATCCGACGCCGCAGCCGCCGTCGACGCAGGTCAATCCAGACCAGATCGTGCTCGAAGTCCTCCCGGACGACAAGTACGCGGTCAATAAGGAGCCGATCGAGAAGGCCAAGCTCCTGGAGAAGTTGACGTCGATCTACGCCCCCCGTCCCGAAAAGATCATCTTCGTGAAGGGTGACACCACGGTGAAGTACTCCGCGGTGATCTGGGCGATGGATCAGGCGCGCGGCGCCGGGGTAAAGGTCATCGGCGTTCCACCGAAGTGA
- a CDS encoding biopolymer transporter ExbD, whose product MGMSVSSGGGVKAEPNVTPMIDVMLVLLIIFMITIPQINAGFTAVPPEGQNLKPHPEEDGDQVLGIDDQGRYYLNKARIRNEDLEALVGEIYLKEREDYIMYVKAHKDLEYVKVVDALDRISRSGVRVAALITDQTPNTESLVESDRIMPGTK is encoded by the coding sequence ATGGGAATGAGCGTCAGCAGCGGGGGCGGCGTAAAGGCCGAACCCAACGTGACCCCCATGATCGACGTGATGCTCGTACTGCTCATCATCTTCATGATCACGATCCCGCAGATCAACGCGGGCTTCACTGCGGTCCCGCCGGAAGGGCAGAATCTCAAGCCCCACCCGGAAGAAGATGGTGATCAAGTGCTCGGCATCGACGATCAGGGTCGGTACTATCTCAACAAGGCCAGGATTCGCAACGAGGACCTCGAAGCCCTCGTCGGCGAGATTTACCTGAAGGAGCGCGAGGACTACATCATGTACGTCAAGGCCCATAAGGACCTCGAGTACGTGAAAGTGGTAGACGCGTTGGATCGCATCTCGCGATCCGGTGTGCGCGTCGCCGCGCTCATCACGGATCAGACACCGAATACGGAATCGCTCGTTGAGAGCGACCGCATCATGCCGGGGACTAAATAG
- a CDS encoding energy transducer TonB yields the protein MFNNLLESQAQKQKRLGGSVTSIIVHTAIVVALVIVTKNSGIINEKPKEEKVDFVEVKKDEPKPPEPEKAPPPPDAVVAPPPPKGFQVLSAPIEIPNVIPDIDLSKKVTDEADFSGKGVAGGIAKGVEGGKGPVPQGDQPYFDFQVEKPVVMAPGAQGPAYPDMLRTAGIEGTVLAQFVVDTTGRAEMNTFKVLKSDNDLFSNAVKNALQRMRFLPAEVGGRKVKQLVQQPFQFSLNR from the coding sequence ATGTTCAACAACCTGCTTGAATCTCAGGCTCAGAAGCAGAAGCGCTTGGGTGGGTCCGTCACCTCGATCATCGTCCATACGGCGATTGTTGTTGCCCTCGTGATCGTCACGAAGAACTCCGGCATCATCAATGAAAAGCCGAAGGAAGAGAAGGTCGACTTTGTCGAGGTGAAAAAGGACGAGCCCAAGCCACCCGAGCCGGAAAAGGCCCCACCGCCGCCCGACGCCGTGGTTGCCCCGCCGCCGCCCAAGGGTTTCCAGGTGCTTTCGGCCCCGATCGAAATCCCCAACGTCATCCCCGACATCGATTTGTCCAAGAAGGTCACGGACGAAGCCGACTTCTCGGGTAAGGGTGTCGCCGGTGGTATCGCCAAGGGTGTTGAAGGCGGCAAGGGACCGGTCCCTCAGGGTGACCAGCCCTACTTCGACTTCCAGGTCGAAAAGCCCGTCGTGATGGCGCCGGGTGCTCAGGGTCCCGCGTACCCCGACATGCTCCGCACCGCGGGCATCGAAGGCACCGTGCTGGCGCAGTTCGTGGTCGACACCACGGGACGTGCAGAAATGAACACGTTCAAGGTGCTCAAGTCCGACAACGATCTGTTCTCCAACGCCGTGAAGAATGCGCTGCAGCGCATGCGCTTCCTCCCCGCCGAGGTGGGTGGACGCAAGGTCAAGCAGCTCGTGCAGCAGCCGTTCCAGTTCTCGTTGAACCGCTAA
- a CDS encoding MotA/TolQ/ExbB proton channel family protein produces the protein MNMSLMELYSSMGWFAKGIVFTLLGMSAFSFTVLIQKWWSMRKAQAETRKFAPEFSQFLEEDNLIEAIKLAEGYKKSHVARVLGGALAEIRPLIQDGSVTVSDINTSERAVEREMLMTIVDLKRGLGVLATVGATAPFVGLLGTTMGIVNSFTGMATSGAGGISAIAAGVAEALITTAIGIGVAIPAVWAFNFFQTKIDNLTAEMTYTSKEMIDYLIKGVSGEFGRSRFTREFNTAGQQSISQ, from the coding sequence ATGAACATGTCGTTGATGGAGCTGTACTCGTCGATGGGCTGGTTTGCCAAGGGCATCGTGTTCACGCTCCTTGGTATGTCCGCCTTTTCGTTCACCGTGCTCATCCAGAAGTGGTGGAGCATGCGGAAGGCGCAGGCCGAAACGCGGAAGTTCGCCCCCGAGTTCTCGCAGTTCCTCGAAGAAGACAACCTCATCGAGGCGATCAAGCTGGCCGAAGGCTATAAGAAGTCGCATGTCGCTCGCGTGCTCGGTGGTGCCCTCGCCGAAATCCGCCCGCTCATCCAGGATGGCTCGGTGACGGTGTCGGACATCAACACGTCGGAGCGCGCTGTCGAGCGTGAAATGCTCATGACGATCGTCGACCTCAAGCGTGGTCTTGGCGTGCTCGCGACCGTCGGCGCCACCGCGCCGTTCGTCGGACTGCTCGGCACCACGATGGGTATCGTGAACTCCTTCACCGGTATGGCCACGTCCGGTGCGGGTGGTATCTCCGCCATCGCGGCCGGTGTTGCCGAAGCCCTCATCACGACCGCCATCGGTATCGGCGTCGCCATTCCCGCCGTGTGGGCGTTCAACTTCTTCCAGACGAAGATTGACAACCTCACGGCCGAAATGACCTACACGTCGAAGGAAATGATCGATTACCTCATCAAGGGTGTGTCGGGTGAGTTCGGTCGGTCGCGCTTCACGCGTGAGTTCAACACCGCTGGTCAGCAGTCGATCTCGCAGTAA
- a CDS encoding amino acid permease → MGLFDRKPIATADESGTGMRRTLGAGDLVMLAIGAVIGAGIFSSLGTAAAGETLADGTVIRYGAGPALVLSFVLLGAVCGLAALCYAELAAMIPQAGSAYAYSYATLGEIVAWIVGWALILEYAVGNVAVAIGWSGYFTSLLSGFGIDLPGWLTHGYWNVKASGDPAIRALMESAPHIGKIPVLVNLPAFGIVVAITLLLLKGVKESTRANNIMVVIKLLVLALFVIVGGMHIDPANYKPFAPNGFRGIHQGAAIVFFAYIGFDAISTAAEETKNPQRNLPIGILGGLAICTLIYVIVGFVATGLVPYEQLRSSDPLAKALSIAGLSTASWIVAAGAVVSMSAVLLVFQYGQPRIFYAMARDGLLPKFAAKLHPKTRTPHVTTIITGVAVALGSLLADDAATYDLTNIGTLAAFSVVCIGVLVLRIREPDRHRPFRVPFVWLVTLGGAGACVFVMRGLPSSAWKAFAVWMVIGLSVYFLYGYKNSVLRRGNAPVSPE, encoded by the coding sequence ATGGGGCTGTTTGATCGCAAGCCGATCGCCACCGCTGATGAAAGCGGTACCGGTATGCGCCGTACGCTCGGCGCTGGCGACCTTGTCATGCTGGCCATCGGTGCCGTCATCGGCGCTGGTATCTTCTCGTCGCTCGGCACCGCTGCGGCCGGAGAAACACTCGCCGACGGCACCGTGATCCGATACGGGGCCGGCCCTGCGCTCGTGCTCTCCTTCGTGTTGCTCGGAGCCGTGTGCGGACTCGCGGCGCTCTGCTACGCCGAGCTCGCGGCCATGATTCCGCAAGCCGGCAGCGCCTACGCCTATTCGTACGCTACGCTCGGCGAGATCGTGGCGTGGATCGTCGGCTGGGCACTCATTCTTGAATACGCCGTCGGCAATGTCGCTGTCGCGATCGGATGGTCCGGCTACTTCACATCGTTGTTGTCAGGGTTCGGCATCGACCTCCCCGGATGGCTCACGCACGGCTACTGGAATGTGAAGGCCAGTGGCGACCCGGCCATCCGAGCGTTGATGGAGTCGGCCCCGCACATCGGCAAGATTCCCGTGCTGGTGAATCTGCCGGCATTCGGCATCGTGGTCGCCATTACCCTGCTGCTGCTCAAGGGCGTGAAGGAAAGCACGCGCGCCAACAACATCATGGTGGTCATCAAGCTGCTGGTGCTCGCGCTCTTCGTGATCGTGGGCGGCATGCACATCGACCCGGCCAACTACAAGCCCTTCGCGCCGAACGGCTTCCGCGGGATTCATCAGGGCGCGGCGATCGTGTTCTTTGCCTATATCGGCTTCGACGCGATCTCCACCGCCGCTGAAGAAACCAAAAATCCACAGCGCAATCTGCCCATCGGTATTCTCGGCGGATTGGCCATTTGCACGCTGATCTACGTGATCGTTGGCTTCGTGGCCACCGGACTCGTGCCCTACGAACAGTTGCGGAGCAGCGACCCCTTGGCCAAGGCGCTTTCGATCGCCGGTCTCTCCACGGCGAGCTGGATCGTGGCCGCCGGTGCCGTCGTCTCGATGTCCGCCGTGTTGCTCGTGTTTCAGTACGGTCAGCCGCGCATCTTCTACGCCATGGCGCGCGACGGCCTGCTGCCGAAGTTCGCCGCCAAGCTGCATCCGAAGACGCGCACCCCGCACGTTACGACGATCATCACTGGTGTCGCGGTGGCACTCGGTTCGCTGCTCGCTGACGACGCCGCGACGTATGACCTGACCAACATCGGCACGCTCGCCGCGTTCTCCGTCGTGTGCATCGGGGTGTTGGTGCTGCGCATTCGCGAGCCTGATCGCCATCGTCCGTTCCGCGTCCCCTTCGTGTGGCTCGTGACGCTCGGCGGCGCTGGGGCCTGCGTATTCGTCATGCGCGGGCTACCGTCGAGCGCCTGGAAGGCGTTCGCCGTGTGGATGGTCATCGGTCTCTCCGTGTATTTCCTCTACGGGTACAAGAACTCGGTGCTGCGCCGCGGGAACGCACCGGTCTCGCCCGAATAA